One Pleurocapsa sp. PCC 7327 DNA segment encodes these proteins:
- a CDS encoding cell wall metabolism sensor histidine kinase WalK → MFKKIQHRLLRSYLLVLASILGIFAIGVRVVFTRSLAQQTTDKLIALGQGVAASSEAEDEQLKIESDLSVKELINNDRSLQWFEPRGKLISQQGKYFIDLPFSASQSVQTQSGKVRIIAVTLPIIESENGELVGYIRVSQSLEEFDETLRKLDLGLGSGVIIALIFSCIGGVILTRQAMQPIEESFQRLKQFTADASHELRSPLMAVKSNAAVALKYSEGIRETDKEKFEAIASATKQMTRLTEDLLLLARTDKIQCQDWQLVNLTSILEDLLQLYRIQTEAKTIQFKTQLTKDLYLMGDAVQLIHLFTNLIQNAISYTPEKGTIEIIADRFGSQLIIKVKDTGIGIAPEHLPLIFERFWRADKARFYANGGSGLGLAIAQAIVLQHQGEIVVTSQVGIGSCFEVRLPAVG, encoded by the coding sequence ATGTTTAAGAAAATCCAGCATCGATTACTGAGATCTTATCTGCTGGTATTGGCATCAATTTTAGGCATTTTTGCTATTGGCGTTCGAGTAGTCTTCACTCGCAGTTTGGCGCAACAAACAACAGATAAATTAATAGCTTTAGGACAAGGAGTAGCTGCTAGTAGTGAGGCAGAAGACGAGCAGCTAAAAATTGAAAGCGATCTCTCCGTCAAAGAACTAATAAATAACGATCGCTCCTTGCAGTGGTTTGAGCCGCGAGGTAAGTTAATATCACAGCAAGGAAAATATTTTATAGATTTACCTTTTTCTGCTAGTCAATCGGTACAAACTCAGTCAGGAAAAGTTCGGATTATAGCAGTTACATTACCTATTATTGAAAGTGAAAATGGTGAATTAGTTGGCTATATAAGAGTAAGCCAGTCTCTAGAAGAATTTGATGAAACTTTGCGAAAATTAGATTTAGGTTTAGGTAGTGGAGTTATTATTGCTTTGATTTTTAGCTGTATCGGAGGGGTTATTTTAACTCGTCAAGCGATGCAGCCAATCGAGGAAAGTTTTCAACGTTTAAAACAGTTTACTGCCGATGCTTCTCACGAACTCCGTAGTCCCTTAATGGCAGTTAAAAGTAATGCAGCAGTCGCTCTAAAATATTCAGAAGGAATTAGAGAAACGGATAAAGAAAAATTTGAAGCGATCGCCAGTGCTACTAAGCAAATGACTCGACTGACCGAAGATTTACTCTTGTTAGCGCGTACCGATAAAATTCAGTGTCAAGATTGGCAGCTTGTTAATTTAACATCAATTCTAGAGGATTTATTACAACTCTATAGAATTCAGACGGAGGCAAAAACAATTCAATTTAAAACGCAACTAACTAAAGATTTATACTTAATGGGTGATGCAGTTCAATTAATACACTTATTTACTAACTTAATTCAAAATGCTATTTCCTATACGCCAGAAAAAGGCACGATTGAAATTATAGCCGATCGGTTTGGTTCTCAGTTAATTATTAAGGTAAAAGATACAGGAATTGGTATCGCACCAGAGCATCTCCCACTAATTTTTGAAAGGTTTTGGCGGGCAGATAAAGCGCGTTTCTACGCGAATGGAGGATCGGGATTGGGACTGGCGATCGCGCAAGCAATTGTTTTGCAACATCAAGGAGAAATTGTTGTCACTAGCCAAGTTGGGATTGGTAGCTGTTTTGAGGTACGCCTTCCAGCAGTTGGTTAA
- a CDS encoding response regulator transcription factor → MRILIVEDDERIAKPLAEDLKHQNHVVDIARDGIEGWEYAQSADYDLILLDLMLPKLNGITLCKRLRSAKFHALILMLTAKDTTSDKVIGLYAGADDYLVKPFELDELAARMRALSRRSSETKPSLLKHGNLQIDPSSCSVTYAGNVISLTPKEYIILEYFMRNPTQVLTRSAILDKFWDFDKSSGEGTIRTHITNLRNKLKAAGSPENFIETVYGIGYRLKLDS, encoded by the coding sequence ATGAGAATTTTAATAGTTGAAGATGACGAGCGCATTGCCAAACCTTTAGCAGAAGATTTAAAACATCAGAATCATGTTGTCGATATTGCTAGGGATGGAATCGAAGGATGGGAATACGCTCAATCGGCGGATTACGATCTAATTTTATTAGATTTAATGCTACCTAAATTAAATGGAATTACTTTATGTAAGCGTTTACGTTCTGCTAAATTTCATGCTCTTATTTTGATGCTAACTGCCAAAGATACTACCTCAGATAAAGTTATCGGACTCTATGCCGGGGCTGATGATTACTTAGTAAAACCATTTGAATTAGATGAATTAGCGGCTAGAATGAGAGCCTTGTCGCGGCGAAGTTCAGAAACAAAGCCGTCATTATTAAAACACGGCAATTTACAAATCGATCCAAGTTCTTGTAGTGTTACTTATGCAGGAAATGTTATATCTTTAACGCCCAAAGAATACATCATTTTAGAATATTTTATGCGGAATCCCACTCAAGTTTTAACGCGATCGGCAATTTTAGATAAATTTTGGGATTTTGATAAATCTTCTGGAGAAGGAACCATCAGAACACACATTACTAATTTGCGTAATAAATTAAAAGCAGCCGGAAGTCCAGAAAATTTTATCGAGACTGTTTATGGAATTGGTTATCGCTTGAAACTAGACTCTTAA
- a CDS encoding antitoxin family protein, which translates to MPQALKAVYRSGTFILQTACNLPEGVEVELFVQSPQIAPPKIADIAARQNFLKLLVEQMQQNPIPSNAPRFTRDMLHERR; encoded by the coding sequence ATGCCCCAAGCCTTGAAAGCAGTTTACCGCAGTGGTACATTTATTCTTCAAACAGCCTGTAATTTGCCTGAAGGCGTTGAAGTTGAGCTTTTTGTACAATCACCCCAAATTGCTCCACCCAAGATTGCCGACATTGCCGCCAGACAAAATTTTCTAAAGCTACTTGTTGAGCAAATGCAACAAAACCCCATTCCCTCTAATGCTCCTCGTTTTACACGGGATATGCTGCATGAACGCCGTTGA
- a CDS encoding phage integrase N-terminal SAM-like domain-containing protein: MAKPPKKLMEQVQDIIRLKHYSYSTEKTYISWIRRYIFFHDKRHPKDMGVDEVEAFLTHLAVQEKVSASTQNQAFNALLFLYREVLNIDLGQGINAKRAKTTRYH, from the coding sequence ATGGCAAAACCACCAAAGAAGTTGATGGAACAGGTTCAGGATATAATACGCCTTAAGCATTATTCCTACAGCACTGAAAAAACTTATATTTCTTGGATTCGACGTTATATATTTTTTCATGATAAGCGCCATCCCAAGGATATGGGGGTAGATGAAGTCGAAGCTTTTTTGACCCATTTGGCAGTTCAGGAAAAAGTATCTGCCTCTACTCAAAATCAGGCTTTTAATGCACTTTTATTTCTATATCGAGAAGTTTTAAATATCGATTTGGGACAGGGAATCAACGCAAAGCGAGCAAAAACGACTCGCTATCATTGA
- a CDS encoding membrane-anchored protein, whose protein sequence is MNKLLNRVPEVTIYFWMIKILATTVGETAADFLAFAMKFGLSGTSYIMGSLLLLALLNQFRLERYVPVSYWLVVVLVSIVGTLITDRLVDEFGVTLMTTNIVFSVALLVVFALWYKSERTLAMHSINTAKRELYYWAAILLTFALGTSTGDYLAEASGLGYAQSALIFGTAIAATTIAYYYFRMNAVLAFWIAYILTRPFGASIGDLLSQPAKVGGLGWGTTGTSMVFLSVIASLVIYLSLKHKKPALTSIDRQD, encoded by the coding sequence ATGAATAAGCTGTTAAACAGAGTTCCAGAAGTCACAATTTACTTTTGGATGATTAAGATTCTGGCAACTACAGTAGGTGAAACTGCGGCAGATTTTTTAGCATTCGCGATGAAATTTGGTTTAAGTGGTACATCTTATATTATGGGCAGCTTGTTGCTGCTTGCGCTTTTAAATCAGTTTAGACTTGAACGGTATGTCCCAGTGAGTTACTGGCTTGTGGTCGTTTTGGTAAGTATTGTTGGCACGCTAATTACCGATCGATTGGTAGACGAGTTTGGAGTGACTTTGATGACAACTAACATCGTTTTTAGTGTCGCTTTGTTGGTCGTTTTTGCGCTTTGGTATAAGAGCGAAAGGACATTAGCCATGCACTCTATCAATACAGCCAAAAGAGAGTTATATTATTGGGCGGCTATTTTATTGACGTTTGCTTTAGGTACTTCAACGGGAGACTACTTAGCAGAGGCTTCGGGATTGGGTTATGCACAATCAGCATTAATATTTGGGACTGCAATTGCAGCAACAACGATCGCCTATTATTACTTCCGAATGAATGCAGTTTTAGCATTTTGGATAGCTTACATCTTGACTCGTCCGTTTGGAGCATCGATAGGCGATTTACTATCACAACCTGCAAAAGTAGGTGGTCTTGGTTGGGGTACGACTGGAACGAGTATGGTTTTTCTTTCTGTCATCGCAAGCCTGGTTATTTACTTAAGCCTTAAGCACAAGAAACCCGCCTTAACGTCGATTGACCGACAGGACTGA
- a CDS encoding membrane-anchored protein codes for MSKLPAITAFFWIMKICATTLGETAGDLLSMTLNVGYAISSTILIGVFLATLVTQLVSKSYNPLLYWTVILSTSTAGTTMSDFMDRTLKLGYATGSMILVTLLLIMLAFWKFSVGSLSVTNIKTPKVEILYWTTILFSNTLGTALGDFLADTSGLGFVGGAMLISGLLALVLVAHYFTEFSSVMLFWIAFVLTRPFGATFGDVLTKSHEKGGLAFGTIGSSLVLASILGVCILFTTLKQRRLLAARVSNDERY; via the coding sequence ATGAGTAAACTGCCAGCAATCACTGCTTTTTTCTGGATTATGAAAATATGCGCTACCACCTTGGGAGAAACAGCAGGAGACCTTTTATCGATGACCCTAAATGTGGGCTATGCGATTAGCTCTACGATCTTGATTGGAGTGTTTTTAGCAACGCTTGTGACTCAATTGGTGTCGAAAAGCTATAACCCATTACTTTATTGGACTGTCATCCTTTCTACCAGTACGGCTGGTACAACTATGTCAGATTTCATGGATCGCACTTTAAAACTGGGCTACGCTACGGGGTCTATGATTTTAGTCACTCTCCTTTTAATTATGTTGGCATTTTGGAAATTTAGTGTTGGATCTTTATCTGTTACTAACATCAAAACGCCTAAAGTTGAAATTCTTTATTGGACAACAATTCTATTTTCCAATACTTTGGGAACTGCCTTGGGTGACTTCCTAGCCGATACTTCTGGACTTGGATTTGTAGGAGGAGCAATGCTAATTTCTGGTTTGCTTGCCCTAGTATTGGTAGCGCACTATTTTACCGAATTTTCCTCAGTCATGTTGTTTTGGATTGCATTTGTCCTCACCCGACCTTTTGGTGCAACATTCGGAGATGTTCTGACAAAATCTCACGAAAAAGGTGGTCTTGCTTTTGGTACAATCGGCTCATCGCTAGTTCTTGCATCGATACTCGGAGTTTGTATCCTGTTCACCACTTTAAAGCAGAGAAGACTACTCGCAGCTAGGGTTTCTAACGACGAACGATATTAG